Proteins encoded in a region of the Lathamus discolor isolate bLatDis1 chromosome Z, bLatDis1.hap1, whole genome shotgun sequence genome:
- the LOC136005870 gene encoding hydrocephalus-inducing protein-like encodes CNVREKQSQTILLSNPSSEAWTLQPIVEGKYWKGPEFIHLEARQKEKAYQVTYRPLTMSCGNKKHQGSIFFPLPDGTGLRYQLEGTAEAPRCSGAISRQVPCRNSHTELIPVSNWLQRPQRFLVVIDMLKPENLESSSVLQGCSYIDVPSSAKKDYQLTFFSYKEGVYRAKVTFLNETTGEYLFHMVTFKVMASGPIGTVEMSTAVRQRVSSTVKVDNPLPVPVTFAINCKVPDVSVPQHFTVPAQTDCADYQTAKSISAAPASAGGSELNVEGPFLIPAGGTTSISFRNVFPRATAFQYAVKHPAFSVRAPEMLRAKSSTTITVSFTGGPAPVTSRLATSATWPVARPPGP; translated from the exons tgcaatgtgcgtgagaagcagagccagaccatcctcctgtcgaacccgagcagcgaggcctggaccctgcagcccattgttgaggggaaatactggaaagggcctgaatttatccatctggaggccaggcaaaaagaaaaggcctaccaggtcacctacagacccctaaccatgagctgtgggaacaagaagcatcag ggctccatcttcttccccctgccggacgggacaggcttacgctaccagctggaaggaactgctgaagcccccaggtgctcaggggccatttcccggcaggttccgtgcaggaattcccacacggagctcatccctgtgtccaactggctgcagagaccacagag GTTCCTGGTGGTTATTGAcatgctcaaaccagagaacctggaaagcagttccgtgctgcaggggtgttcatacatcgacgtgccgagctctgcgaagaaggactaccagctcaccttcttctcctacaaagaaggagtctacagggcaaag gtgaccttcctcaacgagacaaccggagagtacttgttccacatggtgactttcaaggtgatggctTCGGGACCCATCGGCACTGTTGAAATGAGCACCGCCGTTCGGCAGAGAGTGTCCTCCACCGTCAAGGTGGacaaccctctgcctgtcccggtgacgtttgccatcaactgcaaagtgccggacgtcagcgttccacagcactttactgttcctgcacag ACCGACTGTGCCGACTACCAGAcggcaaaatccatcagtgcggcacccgccagcgctgggggctcggagctgaatgtggaa ggccccttcctcatcccagccggcggcaccacctccatctccttcaggaacgtCTTCCCGAGGGCCACGGCGTTCCAGTATGCCGTAAAGCACCCGGCCTTCAGCGTCAGGGCCCCCGAGATGCTGCgcgccaagagcagcaccaccatcaccgtctccttcacgggcggcccggctcctgtcaccagcaggctg gcgacctctgcgacatggccagtggcaagaccccccggcccatga